In one window of Ignatzschineria indica DNA:
- a CDS encoding ABC transporter ATP-binding protein, protein MMRLENVQVIFNEHTPLENIALKKVNLTIREGEFVTVIGTNGAGKSTLLNVISGNATTTAGKVFINDEDVTKKTVSERARLVARVFQDPMTGTCESLTIEENLALAYDRGAPSFRLSPAINQERREIFRQHLSTLKLGLENRLEDSMGLLSGGQRQAISLLMASLQPSKILLLDEHTAALDPKTAAFVLKLTEEIVSKNRLTTLMVTHSMQQALSLGNRTVMLHQGEIVLDVSGEMRKELTISDLLMLFEQTRGDKVEDDSLLLG, encoded by the coding sequence ATGATGCGTTTAGAAAATGTTCAAGTGATCTTTAATGAACATACACCGTTAGAGAATATTGCCCTTAAGAAGGTCAATCTCACCATTCGTGAGGGGGAGTTTGTCACCGTTATCGGTACAAATGGTGCCGGGAAATCGACCCTCTTAAATGTTATTAGTGGTAACGCGACAACAACTGCCGGCAAAGTCTTTATCAATGATGAAGATGTCACTAAAAAGACGGTATCAGAGCGGGCGCGGTTAGTTGCCCGCGTCTTCCAAGATCCGATGACCGGCACCTGTGAAAGCCTGACAATCGAAGAGAATTTAGCGCTCGCCTATGATCGCGGCGCACCCTCTTTTCGGCTCTCCCCGGCAATTAATCAAGAACGAAGAGAGATTTTCCGGCAACATCTCTCTACCCTAAAACTCGGCCTTGAGAATCGTCTTGAAGATAGTATGGGGCTTCTTTCTGGGGGGCAACGACAAGCGATTAGCCTTCTTATGGCTTCTCTACAACCATCGAAGATCTTACTACTTGATGAGCATACCGCCGCCCTCGACCCTAAAACCGCAGCGTTTGTCTTAAAGCTCACGGAAGAGATTGTTAGTAAAAATCGCCTCACGACATTGATGGTAACGCACTCAATGCAGCAGGCCCTCTCCCTTGGCAATCGCACCGTGATGTTACATCAAGGTGAGATTGTTCTCGATGTTTCAGGAGAGATGCGCAAAGAGCTCACCATCTCTGATCTATTGATGCTCTTTGAACAGACAAGAGGCGATAAAGTAGAAGATGACTCGCTCTTATTGGGCTAA
- a CDS encoding Na/Pi cotransporter family protein yields MDWQQVIFQFLGGLGLFLFSIKYMGDGLQKSAGNRLRSILDRFTTNPFMGILAGIFVTVLIQSSSGTTVITVGLVSAGLMTLRQAIGVIMGANIGTTVTAFIIGIDIGEYAYPILLTGAVMLFFFKSAKIQNLGQIFFGFGGLFIGLDLMSSGLSPLRHLPLFTDLILEMSHSPILSVFVGTVFTLIVQSSSATIGILQGLYAENLISLEAALPVLFGDNIGTTITAVLAAIGANIVAKRAAAIHVLFNVSGAIIFLLFLGLFTHFIVWVTGALHLEAKMQIAFAHGTFNIVNTLIQLPFIGAWAYLVTKLLPEREKQKEKIALYLDETLIEKSPSIAIGQAKKEVIHMGNLSLDGLRTAYTYLKNNNPDEAVFANMLEKNINQLDEEITKYLVKIFPHSISPRDSNELQALLNLVCDIERIGDHSENIIEQINYMNERNIVLSDDARNEVYEMFELTINSVALSIEALEKGDLSKARHVYELEDQIDEMERYLRKQHIHRLNHGDCTPKSGLTYTDLLSNLERIGDHAHNVAEMLLDKAQIRK; encoded by the coding sequence ATGGATTGGCAGCAGGTTATCTTCCAGTTTTTAGGTGGTTTGGGTCTATTTCTTTTTTCTATTAAGTATATGGGGGATGGGCTACAAAAGTCAGCTGGCAATCGACTACGCTCCATTCTAGACCGCTTTACGACAAACCCTTTTATGGGGATCTTAGCGGGTATCTTTGTGACTGTTTTGATTCAGTCAAGCTCCGGGACAACGGTGATTACTGTTGGATTAGTGAGTGCCGGCTTGATGACATTACGTCAAGCGATCGGCGTGATTATGGGGGCTAATATTGGGACAACGGTGACCGCCTTTATTATCGGGATCGATATCGGAGAATATGCCTATCCCATTCTTCTGACCGGTGCGGTTATGCTCTTCTTCTTTAAGTCGGCAAAGATCCAAAACTTAGGACAGATCTTCTTCGGCTTTGGTGGTCTTTTTATCGGGCTAGATCTAATGAGTAGCGGCCTTTCTCCACTTCGTCATCTTCCACTCTTTACCGATCTGATCTTAGAGATGAGCCATAGCCCGATCTTAAGTGTCTTTGTGGGAACGGTATTCACCTTAATTGTACAATCATCAAGTGCGACGATAGGGATCTTGCAAGGCTTATATGCAGAGAATTTAATCTCGTTAGAGGCGGCATTACCGGTTCTATTTGGGGATAATATTGGAACAACGATTACTGCTGTTCTTGCGGCGATTGGTGCTAATATTGTGGCAAAACGAGCAGCTGCAATTCATGTTCTCTTCAATGTCTCCGGTGCTATTATCTTTCTGCTCTTTTTAGGGCTCTTTACCCACTTTATTGTCTGGGTAACAGGCGCTCTTCATCTTGAGGCGAAGATGCAGATTGCATTTGCCCATGGAACGTTCAACATTGTCAATACCTTGATTCAGCTCCCCTTTATTGGTGCTTGGGCTTATCTTGTCACGAAGTTATTGCCGGAGCGGGAGAAGCAGAAAGAGAAGATTGCACTCTATCTTGATGAAACACTTATTGAAAAATCGCCCTCTATCGCAATAGGACAGGCCAAAAAAGAGGTGATTCATATGGGAAATCTCAGCTTAGATGGTCTTCGTACTGCTTATACCTATCTTAAGAATAATAATCCCGATGAAGCGGTCTTTGCCAATATGTTGGAGAAGAATATTAATCAGCTCGATGAGGAGATCACTAAATATTTAGTAAAGATATTCCCGCACTCAATCTCTCCTCGTGATTCAAATGAGCTACAAGCGCTTCTCAATTTAGTCTGTGATATTGAGCGTATCGGCGATCACTCTGAAAATATTATAGAGCAGATCAACTATATGAATGAGCGCAATATCGTTTTAAGTGATGATGCAAGGAATGAGGTCTATGAGATGTTTGAATTGACAATCAACTCAGTAGCGCTCTCGATAGAAGCGTTAGAGAAGGGGGATCTAAGCAAAGCACGTCACGTTTATGAATTAGAAGATCAGATCGATGAGATGGAGCGTTATCTTCGTAAGCAACATATCCATCGCCTTAACCATGGTGATTGTACGCCTAAATCGGGCTTAACTTATACCGATCTTCTCTCTAATCTTGAACGTATCGGTGATCATGCTCATAACGTTGCAGAGATGCTCTTAGATAAGGCGCAGATTAGAAAATAG